The proteins below come from a single Drosophila suzukii chromosome X, CBGP_Dsuzu_IsoJpt1.0, whole genome shotgun sequence genomic window:
- the LOC108015219 gene encoding uncharacterized protein, translating to MVEKKKPLQLLRMARSTLSIIYNDHFLWTFVKSYGLFSLAIPVAKFLDGFQVLPTGGI from the coding sequence ATGGTGGAGAAAAAGAAACCGCTTCAACTGCTGCGAATGGCGCGTTCTACCCTATCGATCATCTACAACGATCACTTCTTGTGGACCTTTGTCAAGAGCTACGGACTCTTCTCTCTGGCGATCCCCGTGGCCAAGTTCCTGGATGGCTTCCAAGTGTTGCCTACTGGCGGCATCTGA